Proteins encoded together in one Phyllostomus discolor isolate MPI-MPIP mPhyDis1 chromosome 6, mPhyDis1.pri.v3, whole genome shotgun sequence window:
- the TP53I3 gene encoding quinone oxidoreductase PIG3 isoform X1 gives MCSLLSRVFLLRSVHPVRPCPPHSPCLGLCPQCRVLRTGWDLRGRGNMLAVHFDQPGGPENLYLKEVARPSPGEGEVLLKVAASAMNRADILQRQGQYAPPPGASTILGVEASGHVAELGPGCQGHWKIGDPVMALLPGGAQAQYATVPEGFLMPIPAGLTMAQAAAIPEAWLTAFQLLHLVGNVQAGDSVLIHAGVSGVGTAAIQLTRLAGAVPLVTVGSQDKIQMAEKLGAAAGFNYKEEDFSEAAMKFTEASQIVFHMEGAGINLILDCIGGSYWEKNVNCLAVDGRWVLYGLLGGNEVNGPLLSKLLFKRGSLISSLLRSRDKKYKQMLVKTFTEQVVPHFSTESTHRLRPVVDRVYPVAEIQEAHKYMESNQNVGKIVLELPQ, from the exons ATGTGCTCCCTGCTCTCCAGGGTTTTCCTGCTCCGCAGCGTCCACCCCGTGAGGCCGTGCCCACCTCATTCACCCTGTCTCGGTCTGTGTCCTCAGTGCAGGGTCCTCCGGACAGGCTGGGACCTcagaggaaggg GAAACATGTTAGCCGTACACTTCGACCAGCCAGGAGGACCAGAGAACCTCTACCTGAAGGAGGTGGCCAGGCCCAGCCCGGGAGAGGGAGAGGTGCTCCTGAAGGTGGCGGCCAGCGCCATGAACCGGGCCGACATACTCCAG AGACAGGGCCAATATGCCCCAcccccgggagccagcaccatcTTGGGAGTTGAGGCGTCTGGAcacgtggcagagctggggcctggctgccagGGGCACTGGAAGATCGGGGACCCAGTCATGGCTCTGCTGCCTGGTGGGGCTCAGGCTCAATATGCCACTGTCCCTGAGGGGTTCCTCATGCCCATCCCAGCAGGACTGACCATGGCCCAGGCCGCAGCCATCCCAGAGGCCTGGCTCACCGCCTTCCAGCTGTTACATCTTGTGG GAAATGTTCAGGCCGGAGACTCTGTGCTAATCCACGCAGGAGTAAGTGGGGTGGGCACAGCGGCCATCCAACTCACCCGGCTAGCTGGAGCCGTTCCTCTGGTCACAGTTGGCTCCCAAGACAAGATTCAAATGGCAGAAAAACTTGGAGCAGCTGCCGGATTCAATTACAAAGAAGAGGATTTCTCTGAAGCAGCAATGAAATTCACCGAAG CATCACAAATTGTGTTTCACATGGAAGGTGCTGGAATCAACCTTATTCTAGACTGCATAGGAGGATCCTACTGGGAGAAAAATGTCAACTGCCTGGCTGTTGACGGTCGCTGGGTTCTCTACGGTCTGCTGGGAGGAAACGAAGTCAATGGGCCTCTACTTTCCAAACTGCTTTTTAAACGAGGAAGCCTCATCAGCAGTCTGCTGAGATCTAGGGACAAGAAG TACAAGCAAATGCTGGTGAAGACTTTTACGGAACAAGTTGTGCCCCACTTCTCCACGGAGAGTACCCATCGTCTGCGGCCGGTCGTGGACCGAGTCTACCCGGTGGCCGAAATCCAAGAGGCCCATAAGTACATGGAGAGTAATCAGAACGTGGGCAAAATCGTCCTGGAGCTGCCCCAGTGA
- the TP53I3 gene encoding quinone oxidoreductase PIG3 isoform X2 has protein sequence MCSLLSRVFLLRSVHPVRPCPPHSPCLGLCPQCRVLRTGWDLRGRGNMLAVHFDQPGGPENLYLKEVARPSPGEGEVLLKVAASAMNRADILQRQGQYAPPPGASTILGVEASGHVAELGPGCQGHWKIGDPVMALLPGGAQAQYATVPEGFLMPIPAGLTMAQAAAIPEAWLTAFQLLHLVGNVQAGDSVLIHAGVSGVGTAAIQLTRLAGAVPLVTVGSQDKIQMAEKLGAAAGFNYKEEDFSEAAMKFTEGAGINLILDCIGGSYWEKNVNCLAVDGRWVLYGLLGGNEVNGPLLSKLLFKRGSLISSLLRSRDKKYKQMLVKTFTEQVVPHFSTESTHRLRPVVDRVYPVAEIQEAHKYMESNQNVGKIVLELPQ, from the exons ATGTGCTCCCTGCTCTCCAGGGTTTTCCTGCTCCGCAGCGTCCACCCCGTGAGGCCGTGCCCACCTCATTCACCCTGTCTCGGTCTGTGTCCTCAGTGCAGGGTCCTCCGGACAGGCTGGGACCTcagaggaaggg GAAACATGTTAGCCGTACACTTCGACCAGCCAGGAGGACCAGAGAACCTCTACCTGAAGGAGGTGGCCAGGCCCAGCCCGGGAGAGGGAGAGGTGCTCCTGAAGGTGGCGGCCAGCGCCATGAACCGGGCCGACATACTCCAG AGACAGGGCCAATATGCCCCAcccccgggagccagcaccatcTTGGGAGTTGAGGCGTCTGGAcacgtggcagagctggggcctggctgccagGGGCACTGGAAGATCGGGGACCCAGTCATGGCTCTGCTGCCTGGTGGGGCTCAGGCTCAATATGCCACTGTCCCTGAGGGGTTCCTCATGCCCATCCCAGCAGGACTGACCATGGCCCAGGCCGCAGCCATCCCAGAGGCCTGGCTCACCGCCTTCCAGCTGTTACATCTTGTGG GAAATGTTCAGGCCGGAGACTCTGTGCTAATCCACGCAGGAGTAAGTGGGGTGGGCACAGCGGCCATCCAACTCACCCGGCTAGCTGGAGCCGTTCCTCTGGTCACAGTTGGCTCCCAAGACAAGATTCAAATGGCAGAAAAACTTGGAGCAGCTGCCGGATTCAATTACAAAGAAGAGGATTTCTCTGAAGCAGCAATGAAATTCACCGAAG GTGCTGGAATCAACCTTATTCTAGACTGCATAGGAGGATCCTACTGGGAGAAAAATGTCAACTGCCTGGCTGTTGACGGTCGCTGGGTTCTCTACGGTCTGCTGGGAGGAAACGAAGTCAATGGGCCTCTACTTTCCAAACTGCTTTTTAAACGAGGAAGCCTCATCAGCAGTCTGCTGAGATCTAGGGACAAGAAG TACAAGCAAATGCTGGTGAAGACTTTTACGGAACAAGTTGTGCCCCACTTCTCCACGGAGAGTACCCATCGTCTGCGGCCGGTCGTGGACCGAGTCTACCCGGTGGCCGAAATCCAAGAGGCCCATAAGTACATGGAGAGTAATCAGAACGTGGGCAAAATCGTCCTGGAGCTGCCCCAGTGA
- the TP53I3 gene encoding quinone oxidoreductase PIG3 isoform X3 has product MLAVHFDQPGGPENLYLKEVARPSPGEGEVLLKVAASAMNRADILQRQGQYAPPPGASTILGVEASGHVAELGPGCQGHWKIGDPVMALLPGGAQAQYATVPEGFLMPIPAGLTMAQAAAIPEAWLTAFQLLHLVGNVQAGDSVLIHAGVSGVGTAAIQLTRLAGAVPLVTVGSQDKIQMAEKLGAAAGFNYKEEDFSEAAMKFTEASQIVFHMEGAGINLILDCIGGSYWEKNVNCLAVDGRWVLYGLLGGNEVNGPLLSKLLFKRGSLISSLLRSRDKKYKQMLVKTFTEQVVPHFSTESTHRLRPVVDRVYPVAEIQEAHKYMESNQNVGKIVLELPQ; this is encoded by the exons ATGTTAGCCGTACACTTCGACCAGCCAGGAGGACCAGAGAACCTCTACCTGAAGGAGGTGGCCAGGCCCAGCCCGGGAGAGGGAGAGGTGCTCCTGAAGGTGGCGGCCAGCGCCATGAACCGGGCCGACATACTCCAG AGACAGGGCCAATATGCCCCAcccccgggagccagcaccatcTTGGGAGTTGAGGCGTCTGGAcacgtggcagagctggggcctggctgccagGGGCACTGGAAGATCGGGGACCCAGTCATGGCTCTGCTGCCTGGTGGGGCTCAGGCTCAATATGCCACTGTCCCTGAGGGGTTCCTCATGCCCATCCCAGCAGGACTGACCATGGCCCAGGCCGCAGCCATCCCAGAGGCCTGGCTCACCGCCTTCCAGCTGTTACATCTTGTGG GAAATGTTCAGGCCGGAGACTCTGTGCTAATCCACGCAGGAGTAAGTGGGGTGGGCACAGCGGCCATCCAACTCACCCGGCTAGCTGGAGCCGTTCCTCTGGTCACAGTTGGCTCCCAAGACAAGATTCAAATGGCAGAAAAACTTGGAGCAGCTGCCGGATTCAATTACAAAGAAGAGGATTTCTCTGAAGCAGCAATGAAATTCACCGAAG CATCACAAATTGTGTTTCACATGGAAGGTGCTGGAATCAACCTTATTCTAGACTGCATAGGAGGATCCTACTGGGAGAAAAATGTCAACTGCCTGGCTGTTGACGGTCGCTGGGTTCTCTACGGTCTGCTGGGAGGAAACGAAGTCAATGGGCCTCTACTTTCCAAACTGCTTTTTAAACGAGGAAGCCTCATCAGCAGTCTGCTGAGATCTAGGGACAAGAAG TACAAGCAAATGCTGGTGAAGACTTTTACGGAACAAGTTGTGCCCCACTTCTCCACGGAGAGTACCCATCGTCTGCGGCCGGTCGTGGACCGAGTCTACCCGGTGGCCGAAATCCAAGAGGCCCATAAGTACATGGAGAGTAATCAGAACGTGGGCAAAATCGTCCTGGAGCTGCCCCAGTGA